The following is a genomic window from Salarias fasciatus chromosome 10, fSalaFa1.1, whole genome shotgun sequence.
GCCCTGGACCCGGGGGGGCTCTGTGGAGTCAGGCCTcggtgctgagctgctgctgtgtctccagGTCTGGGTGGGGCTCCGGGCGGAGTAGAGTCCAGCATGGCTGCAGGTGAGCACcctgtcctctgattggccgaCTCGGGCCcgccgacctctgacccggAACCCGCCTCTGTCCCCCAGCCTTCCTGGACGAGGAGGACGCCCACTCCGTCCTGCGGCGCGTCCCCCGGGCCAACGGCGCCCTGGAGGAGCTGCGTCCCGGCAGCCTGGAGAgggagtgtgtggaggagagctgcagcttcGAGGAGGCCCGGGAGGTGCTGGAGAGCAAGGAGCGCACCGTGAGgctcacacgcgcacacacacacacacacacacacacacgcacacacacacaggtcttcAGCTCAGGTGTCTTCTTCCTCCCAGATGGAGTTCTGGAAATCCCGCAGTGTGTACacggtgagcggcggcggcggcgggtcggAGCGGGCCGACAGCCTGCACCTGGCGGCGCCGCTGGTGGGCGTGGCCCTGCTGCTCGCCGTCGGCCTCTTCCTGCTGTGGAGGTGTCAGCTGCACAAAGCCACGCGGCGCCGGCCCGCCTACGCCCACAACCGCTACCTGGCCGGCGGCCGCGGCGCCCGCGCCCTGCCGCGCGTCCCGGCCGCCCCCGGCCACggcgaggccccgccccccggggcGGCGCCGGGCTCCCGGCGGCAGAACGCCGGCGCCCTGTACGTCCGGGACGCCGCCTCGGAGGCGTCCCGCCTGTCCggggccacgccccctccgtcCTACGAGGAGGCGACGGCCCACCTGGACAGCAGCGGGGACGAGAGCGAGCCCCCGCCCCTGTACCACCACATCGTGaggccgggaccgggaccgggaccaggaccgggaccaggaccaggaccaggaccaggactgggaccgggaccaggaccaggaccaggactgggaccgggaccgggaatAGACTCTCTGATTTGAGCTCCACTCAGGATTCATCCGGTCACATATTTCACAACATTCCTGAGCTGAgctcacactgcacacacacgcacacacacacacacacacaccacctccacctgcacacacacacacacacacacacacacaccacctccacctgcacacacacacacacacacatacacaccacctccacctgcacacacacacacacacacacacacacaccacctccacctgcacacacacacacacacacacacacacacacacacacacacacacacacaccacctccacctgcacacacacacacacaccacctccacctgcacacacacacacacacacacaccacctccacctgcacacacacacacacacacacacacacacacacaccacctccacctgcacacacacacacacacacacacaaaaacacacacacaccacctccacctgcacacacacacacacacacacacacacacacacacaccacctccacctgcacacaGACTGCTGGACTGCTGGATGTTCTTGTTCATCAGTTTGTTCttcagagacagaagaggaagaactgaggaggaggaggaggagggtgtgtaaggtgtgtgtttcaggtgtgtgtgctgtgccTTACAGACCGGGTGTGTCGGACCGGTCTGCTGCAGGGGTCACTGCAGACGACCTGGGCTGGACCAGATCTGTCGCCCCTGAGGgagtgtgacctctgaccctgaggTGGGAGGTTGGAGCCTGAtgaagtcatctccatgccgtGTTTCtgccctcaccatgtaccacagaccagctgaggagcagggctggttagattcacctggtgtgagacgtggtcagagcaaaaacatggcatggagatgacttcatcaggctccaatctcccacctctggtctgacctctgacctccgacctctgacctgtctgctggaATTCTTCAGATGTTTCACTGCCGCCTGGCTCTGTCATGAAGagtctacaaacacacacacacacacacacacacacacacacacacacactcacacacacacacacacacactcacacacacacacactcacactcacactcacacactcacactcacacactcacacacactcacacactcacacactctcacacacacacacacacacactcacactcacactcacactcacacacacactcacactcacactcacactcacactcacacactcacacacactctcatacacacactcacactcacacacacacacacacacactcacactctcacactcacactcacacactcacacacactctcatacacacactcacactcacacactcacacacacactcacactctcacactcacactcacacactcacacactcacacacactctcatacacacactcacactctcacactcacacggtgtggctggtggtggtctgctctgggtctgctcGGACTGATCTGGGTTTTGGTTCTTGGTTGGTCTTCAAACAGGACCGGGGGCCTTACCTTTGAAACTCTGCGTGACGGTGGCCGACCCCGCCCACAACCCCCCTAACTCCGCCCCCTGGCACCAATTTGGGTGTGcagatgaactcatgaatgaaatgtggGGACATCAGGGCTCTATAGGTCAGGCCCTGGTCTTTGTCACAAGTATGGAGCTGGAGACACGGGGACATGTCCACACCTCATGTCCTCATTGGTAGACTCAGACAGGCGTCTCCTGGACAGAAGCTCCTCGTCCCGTGGCATCAGCCGAGGACGTCCTGTCCTGCTGCACCGTCCCTTCAGAGCTGGGGACAAGTGGACGGCCGGAGACCTGAAAGCAAGAGAAGACGTCAGAAAGAGGACgagccctgttcctgcagacccagacccggggTCCACTCCGGGGTCCACTCCGTCCCCTCAGCTGTCCACTCAGCTGAAGTGCTGTCTGTCCTTGTGAGACTGTCCACCAGTGTCTTATCTCCTGCCAGGGCGGTCCTCTGCCTTGCTGCCGCCGGGTCTCGCGGTTCTTCGTTGGACCACATCCCCAGAGACGTCTTGTGTTTCTAAaccaaataaaacaatgaatctGTCTCAGCGCCGCCGTCTGTCTTTCCGTCCAGAGGTCCAGTCGTCTCAGTGGCAGCAGGAAGCGGGTTCTCACGGTCCAGTGGAATCATGGGAGGTTTGAGCcgaagcagagctgctgccccctgcaggcggcGGAAGGCCCGCGCCCGTCGCCTCCTGGAGGTTTCTGGGAGTTGGGACGCCGTCGGCCATCTTGAGACCTGGCGGCCTTCTGTAGGACGACCAGTCCTCTCACCTGTGGACACAAGAACCTCCAGAGCCGGAGAACTGTGAGAACCACGAGAACCACCCACACCACAACCCATCCTGAGACTCTGGGGTCAGGGAGCCAGGGAGGGATTTCAGggtcctggtgggtctgttctggatccacTGCGGTCCCTCATCAGggtcctggtgggtctgttctggatccacTGCGGTCCCTCGTCAGggtcctggtgggtctgttctggatccacTGCGGTCCCTCATCAGggtcctggtgggtctgttCTGGTCTGTTCTGGTCTGGACTGACAGCGGTCTTCCTCCTTTTCATACTTaatttctcttcttcctctaaaTTCAGAAGTTTGTTGTCCTCAGCAGGTTTAATTTATCCCTCTTGAGTCGTTAATGACTGACGGGTTCGTCCCGCCGCTCATTTACAGAGTCGTCCATTAGAGGGACTGCTCAGAGGGACTCACACCCGCTAAAGCCTTGGTTTTCGGTCTTTTAATACCAACCATAGATTGTATATACAAGGACAGACCTTTcatgacgtcacccatagagttcccaACCCCCgctctgaagacttcagcgagtccagcaggacgtctccacattgaatttTTGAAACCGGATTTAAATATGATTGGTCCCGCCTGTCACGTGACCGTATCACGTGggcagaggaggcgctgtgatagggcgatttatgcaaaactttaactcgtaatataaaatcaacagatgatttatgtgaaaatcagagtctggtgaagcagcaggttgtagaaactagtgacagagaccaggatatgttctgaaaccggagctttatatgtttattttcactctgaaaatcggcatttttgaatgggttccaatgagaccggggctctttttgaaaccagcatcatcgccccctgctggaataaccccggaattacagcttttttgcacttccgcattatcttcatgttttaaagagcggaggttggcgcttgatttattttgaaactggAAAACGGGGCGGCCACTTCCTGAAGGGCGACACAACTTCCGGTGAATGCCTGTGACGTcacagagcagaagaagaagaaagatggcCACCTGTTGATCCGCGGAGGGAGACTGCCGGTCACTGCGGCTCCGCAAggtctgtgacacacacacacacacacatacacacactgaggcacacacagacacacactgagacacacacacagacactctgagacacacacacacacacacacacacacacacactcactctcagacacacactgagacacacgcacacacacacacacacacacacacacacacacacacacacacacacacacacactctgagacatacagacacacactgagacagttggagacacacactgtgtctcTCAGTCCAGTGACCTGCGACAGGCTGGCCAGGCTGCAGCGCAGTGGTGTGTCCCTGGCCAGtgtagaggtcagaggtcagaggtcagcgctGAACGACAGTCACAATATGAGACATGTTCTCAAGGTGGACCAGCCGGAACCTTAGTCACACCAAGACACTCTGAGCgtactcgtgtgtgtgtgtgtgtgtgtgtgtgtgtgtgtgtgtgtgtgtgtgtgtgtgtgtgtgtgtgtgtgtgtgtgtgtgtgtgtgtgtgtgtgtgtgtgtggattaggTATTAAGAGGATCTGTCAGTGTGAACTCCTCTGTCCTGGTTTCACATGTTGACCTGATGgaacctttaacctttaacctttagTGTCATAGAGCTCCTCATCGAACTAAAGTAGCCAAGTGAAAGGACTTTATccacaccagtgtgtgtgtgtgtgtgtgtgtgtgtgtgtgtgtgtgtgttcacagggaGATGGCTCAGTTCCCTGATCCGGCCTTCATGGAGTCCATCAACATCAACATGCGGGTCCCGGAGCGTCTCAGCGTGGGTCCGGGGCCCGAGGCGGGACCGGGTCCACGGCGGtccgaggaggaggggggcggggccgggagGAGGGTTCCTCCCGCGTACGCCATGCACATCCCCGACCGGCTGACGTACGCAGGTCGGTGTCCCCCGTCCGGACGGCCCGCCCGGTGTCCCGCTGACCGGATGCTCTCTGTGCCACAGACACCCCCGACATGAGCCCCAGACCGCTGTTCAGACCGGCGTCCGGGGTCCCTCTGGGTCTGGAGCCCTGCTGGGAGAACGTGTGTGTGGAGGCGCTGCACAGGGACGGACTCCAGGTACCAGCCGCCCTCTGGGGGACCAGCACAGCTCCCGGGACTCTGACCCGGGACTCTGACCGGGGACTCTGACCGGGGACTCTGACCGGGGACTCTGACCGGGGACTCTGACCGGGGACTCTGACCCGAGACTCTGACCGGGGACTCTGACCCGAGACTCTAACCGGGGACTCTGACCCGGGACTCTGACCCGGGACTCTGACCCGGGACTCTGACCCGGGACTCTGACCGGGGACTCTGACCGGGGACTCTGACCGGGGACTCTGACCGGGGATTCTGACCCGAGACTCTGACCCGAGACTCTGACCGGGGACTCTGACCGGGGACTCTGACCCGGGACTCTGACCCGGGACTCTGACCCGAGACTCTGACCCGAGACTCTGACCGGGGACTCTGACCCGGGACTCTGACCCGGGACTCTGACCCGGGACTCTGGCCCTCTCCAGTCTCACCCTGGTTTCCTGTGTGGCAGAGCCCCATCCGCAGATCGTACAGTGACCAGAGCTTCGGCCGGACCCCCCCCGGTACCCCCACCCACCTGAAACAGGCCCTGACGGTGCCCAGACCCCCGTCCAGCTGGTAAGTCCTGCTCCCTTCTGTGACCTTCTGTGACCCTGCTCTGGACCCCTGCCTGTcccagatgggggggggggcactgtgGGGTTCCTCAGTGGGTCCAGCAGAGACCTCCCAGACCGTCAGGTATTGTCCTGTTGTGCTGTCTcggcacagcgccccctgctgcctgCCTCGGcccctctgctgtgtttctgggCGGAGCAGACTGTCCTGTgagactccgccccctctggACCCGCTCTGTCCAGCGTCAGTGAAGCGTCGCGCCCTTCGTGAGCGTCGtcgtctcgtctcgtcctcCTTGGGGTCTCAGAGTTCTTGTTCCTCAGTAACGCCCCCGGTCCTGCTGGACTGGTCTTCTGGGTTCTGGGGTTTGGGAAGACGCTGCGTTCTGTGACTCTCTCCCACTGaaacgggtcgacccgctaacaGTCGGCACTGAATCCTGCCCTCTGCCTGCAGACCCCGGTCTGAAGCGCCTGCAGGCTGCGTTTTCCCGCCTGATGGTGTCgcatgttgatgacatcatcagcgcgacggaccacagcaaaagtaaacaatgcagcggagcACCGTCCCCGTTAGCTGTAGACGGACCTCCTCTTCCTGGAtcagagaagctctctggtctcgcggTCCTGCCTACTGGCTCGTCCTGAGGGAAATCtgacgctgtgtccagaaacaacagctagcgcgctaacgtagccgcgctgcgtcgatgTCGATCACGTAAATTCCTGGgcgtgtccctcccactaaagcCCGTAGAAGCCCGGCTGATTaaacccgggtcgattgcagggtcgatcgacccgggtcgaaatgccgattaaacccttcCCCACTGCCGTGAGGAGCCGGGTGTAGCAGGTTCAAACCGCTTTGTTGACCAGTGGGGGAGGGGCTTTAACTGAGGCTCAACGAGACGGGACAGCTTCACTTCAGGAGATTTAGAACCTCCTGGTCCTCCCGGACCACCTGGACCTCCACCTGTGGACAGTCTTTGATTTCAGACGTTACTGCTCTTCTCTGTCTTCTGGGTTCTTCGGGGAACGTTCATGGTTCCACGCCGCTCTGCTTTCTGGTTTattctccctctgctctcctccccgCCTCCAGCCCGGATGCAGGACCCCCTCCTGGTCGGCGCCCTGCAGTgccccccggccccgcccccggccccgcccccgcctccggccccgccccctgcctcCTGTCTCCACAGCTCATGCTGCAGACGGCCCggcagctgggccagcaggcatcacagcgcctcctgcaggcagTCAGCCACAAGTACAGCAGGTGTGAGCCTCCTCCACCTACAGCCTGCACCAGAACCAGCAGGTCCCAGACCAGCCCGAGGCCCGGCGCCACAGGTTCTGAGTCCCAGCCCGAGGCCCGGCGCCACAGGTTCTGAGTCCCAGCCCGAGGCCCGGCACCACGGGTTCTGAGTCCCAGACCAGCCCGAGGCCCGGCACCACGGGTTCTGAGTCCCAGACCAGCCCGAGGCCCGGCGCCACGGGTTCTGAGTCCCAGACCAGCCCGAGGCCCGGCGCCCGGCGCCACGGGTTCTGAGTCCCAGACCAGCCCGAGGCCCGGCGCCACGGGTTCTGAGTCCCAGACCAGCCCGGGGCCCGGCGCCACGGTTCTGAGCCTGGCTGTGTCAGATCGACTTCagttcctctgtctcctcccaGTATCAGACAGACTTCAGCttctttctgtgtctttctAAGTGTAGATCTAGcgctcaggctccgcccccagcAGCAGGAGTGCTGAGCCCTGTCCCAGCTTCAGGACTCGTGGACAACAGTGAGACCAGGTGACTGTCCTCAcacagagcggctgtttgttctaacagagcggctgtttgttctaacagagcggctgtttgtcctaacagagcggctgtttgttctaacagagcggctgtttgttctaacagagcggctgtttgtcctaacagagcggctgtttgttctaacagagcggctgtttgttctaacagagcggctgtttgtcctaacagagcggctgtttgttctaacagagcggctgtttgttctaacagagcggctgtttgttctaacagagcggctgtttgttctaacagagcggctgtttgtcctaacagagcggctgtttgttctaacagagcggctgtttgttctaacagagcggctgtttgtcctaacagagcggctgtttgtcctaacagagcggctgtttgttctaacagagcggctgtttgtcctaacagagcggctgtttgttctaacagagcggctgtttgtcctaacagagcggctgtttgtcctaacagagcggctgtttgttctaacagagcggctgtttgttctaacagagcggctgtttgttctaacagagcggctgtttgttgtaacagagcggctgtttgttgtaacagagcggctgtttgttctaacagagcggctgtttgtcctaacagagcggctgtttgtcctaacagagcggctgtttgtcctaacagagcggctgtttgttctaacagagcggctgtttgtcctaacagagcggctgtttgttctaacagagcggctgtttgttctaacagagcggctgtttgttctaacagagcggctgtttgtcctaacagagcggctgtttgttctCCTTACAGAGGTCTTTGTTAGTGTTGCTCTGGTCGTGTTGCTCTGTGTTTCTCATGTTGATGTTTGTCGTTCATTGGGGACGGGCGTCTACATTGTTGTCTCTTACTTTGTAAAGCTGTCAGAGCCGCTCAGCAATGCTTTTAACTTGAAAAGCTCAGTCATTGAGGAAGTGGAGCAGTGTGAGACCAGCTTCAGTGTCTTGCAGGGTCGTTTAGTCCAGGCTtcacaacagtgtgtgtgtgtgtgtgtgtgtgtgtgtgtgtgtgtgtgtgtgtaggacgATGGAGAGCTggagcccagaggaggagggaggagctgctgtggagtTCATCATCCTGAGGAGACAGGTCAGTGGGAACTCCTGACCCCAACGACCCCCCCACTTCCTCCCACCCCTTcctcaccccccctcctgtGTGTCCAGGTGCTGAAGATGAGTCGCCGTCTGGCGGCTCTGGAGCGCCAcagtgtggagcagaggagtactgagctgctgctgtcctccctgctgctgtcgGCCCTGCTGCTCAACGCCTGGCTCTGGACTCGCAGATAGCCGGCCCGGGGAGGGCGGAGGGACGCTCTGAGCTGGCCTCCTGACCTGACCGCCTCCCGTGACTCTTGCCTCcatggtgacctttgaccccatgGACCTGACGGACCGTGGCCCGGAGCCCATGCCACAGCCGTCGGCTCTGATCAGGCTGCTGTCCCACTGGGAGGGACTCAGACCTGCCGTCCCCTGAGGGAGCTGTGCAGAACGTTCCGCTGTTCTCTGTCAAGCCCCGAGAGCCGTCCGACGCTTTGCCCATGAGAACTGAGGTGCTGCCGCTGCGTCCTCTCTGGACAGACATTGTCCACCGTCAGTCTCCACCCTGGTGGAGACAGTTGGAGCTCCAgtctccagacctgcagctgctTTCAGGTGG
Proteins encoded in this region:
- the LOC115395019 gene encoding transmembrane gamma-carboxyglutamic acid protein 3-like — its product is MAAAFLDEEDAHSVLRRVPRANGALEELRPGSLERECVEESCSFEEAREVLESKERTMEFWKSRSVYTVSGGGGGSERADSLHLAAPLVGVALLLAVGLFLLWRCQLHKATRRRPAYAHNRYLAGGRGARALPRVPAAPGHGEAPPPGAAPGSRRQNAGALYVRDAASEASRLSGATPPPSYEEATAHLDSSGDESEPPPLYHHIDDQSSHLWTQEPPEPENCENHENHPHHNPS
- the LOC115395181 gene encoding mitochondrial fission factor homolog B-like; amino-acid sequence: MAQFPDPAFMESININMRVPERLSVGPGPEAGPGPRRSEEEGGGAGRRVPPAYAMHIPDRLTYADTPDMSPRPLFRPASGVPLGLEPCWENVCVEALHRDGLQSPIRRSYSDQSFGRTPPGTPTHLKQALTVPRPPSSCPDAGPPPGRRPAVPPGPAPGPAPASGPAPCLLSPQLMLQTARQLGQQASQRLLQAVSHKYSRSSAQAPPPAAGVLSPVPASGLVDNSETRTMESWSPEEEGGAAVEFIILRRQVLKMSRRLAALERHSVEQRSTELLLSSLLLSALLLNAWLWTRR